One genomic region from Microcella humidisoli encodes:
- a CDS encoding NAD(P)-dependent oxidoreductase produces MDRDRTAEQPAIAFLGLGAMGVGMTSRLLDEGFAVTVWNRSAGPAQQLAERDGVDVAGSVADAFAARTIVHSMLTDDRVVLEVFSDELLSTVPPGRVHVNHSTISPGAAAELAERHARHGVGYVTAPVLGRSTVAATGALLVVASGDTAALEAALPSLQSLGSRVWNLGTDPRLGSVVKIAVNYSILNALQSITESVVLVESAGIDPSTFVEILTHTAFSGSAHKGYGPIIAEKRYLPVGFAMSLGLKDLTLAENAAAELGVRLPVAPVLHELFDAALADPELAELDWSAVAEVTRRRSAR; encoded by the coding sequence GTGGATCGCGACCGCACCGCCGAGCAGCCCGCCATCGCCTTCCTCGGGCTCGGCGCCATGGGTGTCGGCATGACCTCGCGACTGCTCGACGAAGGATTCGCGGTCACCGTGTGGAACCGCAGCGCCGGCCCCGCGCAGCAGCTGGCCGAGCGCGACGGCGTCGACGTGGCCGGCTCGGTGGCCGACGCCTTCGCGGCCCGGACCATCGTGCACTCGATGCTCACCGACGACCGCGTCGTACTCGAGGTGTTCAGCGACGAGCTGCTCTCGACCGTGCCCCCCGGCCGCGTGCACGTCAACCACTCGACCATCAGCCCCGGAGCGGCGGCCGAGCTCGCCGAGCGCCACGCGCGACACGGCGTCGGCTACGTGACCGCCCCCGTGCTCGGCCGCTCGACGGTCGCGGCCACGGGCGCATTGCTCGTCGTCGCCTCGGGCGACACCGCGGCGCTCGAGGCCGCCCTGCCGTCGTTGCAGAGCCTGGGCTCGCGGGTCTGGAACCTCGGCACGGATCCCCGGCTCGGGAGCGTCGTCAAGATCGCCGTCAACTACTCCATCCTCAACGCCCTGCAGTCGATCACCGAGTCCGTCGTGCTCGTCGAGTCGGCGGGCATCGACCCGAGCACCTTCGTCGAGATCCTCACCCACACGGCCTTCAGCGGCTCGGCCCACAAGGGATACGGCCCGATCATCGCGGAGAAGCGCTACCTGCCGGTCGGCTTCGCGATGTCGCTCGGCCTCAAGGACCTGACGCTGGCCGAGAACGCGGCGGCCGAGCTCGGCGTGCGCCTCCCCGTCGCTCCCGTGCTGCACGAGCTCTTCGACGCGGCCCTCGCCGACCCCGAACTCGCCGAGCTCGACTGGTCGGCCGTGGCCGAGGTCACGCGGCGGCGCAGCGCGCGCTGA
- a CDS encoding ketopantoate reductase family protein, with amino-acid sequence MSAARVAVLGAGANGAGIGADLVRAGHDVTFIEQWPAHVEAMRQRGIRVEMPEETVTTPVTVHHLCEVAELREPFDLVFVLVKAYDTRWASELIRPLVADDGLVVGLQNGMELDHMADIIGAERTLGAVIEVSSNMFEPGVVERQSPPSTSWFAIGSMHPSTIGREEEAASVLRAAGTVEISADIRSSKWMKLVANAAELVPSAILDLPLGDAVRLPGMREFMIATGREAVRTCLATGSRLMPIFGMTEADIAEPDDYAVTLLDRVLTDYTLPSTRTTVLQDWMKGRRSEVNEINGLVVREQLRLGGSAPLNERVVELALRIEAGTLDARPENLALLLAD; translated from the coding sequence GTGAGCGCGGCGCGCGTCGCGGTGCTCGGCGCGGGTGCGAACGGTGCCGGCATCGGCGCCGACCTCGTGCGCGCGGGCCACGACGTGACCTTCATCGAGCAGTGGCCCGCGCATGTCGAGGCCATGCGGCAGCGCGGCATCCGTGTCGAGATGCCCGAAGAGACCGTGACGACGCCGGTCACGGTGCACCACCTCTGCGAGGTGGCCGAGCTGCGAGAGCCCTTCGATCTCGTCTTCGTGCTCGTGAAGGCGTACGACACGCGCTGGGCGAGCGAGCTGATCCGCCCGCTCGTGGCCGACGACGGCCTCGTGGTCGGTCTGCAGAACGGCATGGAGCTCGACCACATGGCCGACATCATCGGTGCCGAGCGCACGCTCGGCGCCGTGATCGAAGTCTCGTCGAACATGTTCGAGCCGGGCGTGGTCGAGCGCCAGAGCCCGCCCTCGACGTCGTGGTTCGCGATCGGCAGCATGCATCCCTCGACCATCGGGCGAGAGGAGGAGGCGGCCTCGGTGCTGCGCGCCGCCGGCACGGTGGAGATCTCGGCCGATATCCGCTCGTCCAAGTGGATGAAGCTCGTCGCCAACGCGGCCGAGCTCGTGCCCTCGGCGATCCTCGACCTGCCCCTCGGCGACGCCGTGCGACTGCCGGGCATGCGCGAGTTCATGATCGCGACGGGTCGGGAGGCCGTGCGCACGTGCCTCGCCACCGGCAGCCGGCTCATGCCGATCTTCGGCATGACCGAGGCCGACATCGCTGAACCCGACGATTACGCTGTGACGCTGCTCGACCGCGTGCTCACCGATTACACGCTGCCGTCGACCCGCACGACCGTGCTGCAGGACTGGATGAAGGGTCGCCGAAGCGAGGTCAACGAGATCAACGGGCTCGTCGTGCGCGAGCAGCTCCGGCTCGGCGGCTCGGCGCCCCTCAACGAGCGCGTCGTCGAGCTCGCGCTGCGCATCGAGGCCGGCACGCTCGACGCCCGGCCCGAGAACCTCGCGCTGCTGCTCGCCGACTGA
- a CDS encoding ATP-binding cassette domain-containing protein, which yields MNNQATAAPTTVATLTMTGISKSFGGVAALTDVSLEVLPGEVHALLGENGAGKSTLMNVATGTIRPDTGTLTFRGEALDDLDPRAAARRGIAFVHQHPAVMPDMTVLENLLVALPKSVFSGGRVDDIARGLLETAGLRVHLSDRVENLSVAQKYLLEIAKALAVKPALLVLDEPTAPLGQESVDMLFALVRDFVAQGTSVVYITHRLAEVRELADRVTVLRDGKLRATAVVDEISDKELLSLIVGRQLDSTFPPKHEGSDEEPNFVIDAVTGPGFNDVSVSARRGEIIGVAGVVGNGQSELLRALAGLVPLDGAVVINGTAMSARELLSKAAYLPADRITEGLMMRLSVRENAAVSALRRFRGRALMSRKRELGMVGETLGSLSVKAASLDATVSSLSGGNQQKVMVARALLSEPVLVLADEPTQGVDVGARAEIYQILRDVSASGIPVVIASSDAKELEGLCDTVIVMSRGHVVDTLRGDDLTEERMIHAAVSSTTQTVSVDEIAEAESDERTAVRAAKLRRFLQGDYAPTVLLVAVMLGLGAFIFAQNDRYLGDFNISSMLLLVSALGFIAMGQTIALLTGGIDLSVGPLVGFLVVVGSFFILDEAPVTSIVLGFAAMLGASLIVGLLNGSLIRYAKFTAIAATLTVYIALQGMSFILRPTAEGFINREISSIITTKLGPVPVAFIVLVLVVIGLEYALRKTPWGWRLRAAGSDEESARRVGVEINRTVVLGYVATSALTFLGAIMLMTQIGVGDPAQGVAYTLSSITAVVLGGTSLLGGRGTFVGTLLGSMLLIQVLNATVFLRLDQMWQYILQGVLILAAAILYAIARSKRRRRTAPRA from the coding sequence GTGAACAACCAGGCCACCGCCGCGCCGACGACCGTCGCGACGCTCACCATGACCGGCATCTCCAAGAGCTTCGGAGGCGTCGCCGCGCTCACCGACGTCTCGCTCGAGGTGCTCCCCGGCGAGGTGCACGCGCTGCTCGGCGAGAACGGCGCCGGCAAGTCGACCCTCATGAACGTGGCCACGGGCACCATCCGCCCCGACACGGGCACCCTGACCTTCCGCGGCGAGGCGCTCGACGACCTCGACCCGCGCGCCGCCGCCCGCCGCGGCATCGCCTTCGTGCACCAGCACCCGGCCGTCATGCCCGACATGACCGTGCTCGAGAACCTGCTCGTCGCCCTCCCGAAGTCGGTCTTCTCCGGCGGGCGCGTCGACGACATCGCCCGCGGCCTGCTCGAGACCGCCGGCCTGCGCGTGCACCTGAGCGACCGCGTCGAGAACCTCTCCGTGGCGCAGAAGTACTTGCTGGAGATCGCCAAGGCCCTCGCGGTCAAGCCCGCGCTGCTCGTGCTCGACGAGCCCACCGCCCCCCTCGGCCAGGAATCGGTCGACATGCTCTTCGCCCTCGTGCGCGACTTCGTCGCCCAGGGCACCTCGGTCGTGTACATCACCCACCGCCTCGCCGAGGTGCGCGAGCTCGCCGACCGCGTCACGGTGCTGCGCGACGGCAAGCTGCGCGCGACGGCCGTCGTCGACGAGATCTCCGACAAGGAGCTGCTCTCGCTCATCGTGGGTCGCCAGCTCGACTCGACCTTCCCGCCCAAGCACGAAGGGTCGGACGAGGAGCCCAACTTCGTCATCGACGCCGTCACGGGCCCGGGCTTCAATGACGTCTCGGTCAGCGCGCGCCGCGGCGAGATCATCGGCGTCGCGGGCGTCGTCGGCAACGGCCAGAGCGAGCTGCTCCGCGCGCTCGCCGGCCTCGTGCCCCTCGACGGCGCTGTCGTCATCAACGGCACGGCCATGTCGGCCCGCGAGCTGCTCAGCAAGGCCGCCTACCTGCCCGCCGACCGCATCACCGAGGGCCTCATGATGCGCCTCTCGGTGCGCGAGAACGCCGCCGTCTCCGCCCTGCGCCGCTTCCGCGGCCGTGCGCTCATGAGCCGCAAGCGCGAACTGGGCATGGTGGGGGAGACCCTCGGGTCGCTCTCGGTCAAGGCCGCCTCGCTCGATGCCACGGTCTCCTCGCTCTCGGGCGGCAACCAGCAGAAGGTCATGGTCGCGCGGGCGCTGCTCTCCGAGCCCGTGCTCGTGCTCGCCGACGAACCCACGCAGGGCGTCGACGTCGGCGCGCGCGCCGAGATCTACCAGATCCTGCGGGATGTCTCGGCATCGGGCATCCCCGTCGTCATCGCCTCCTCCGACGCGAAGGAGCTCGAGGGGCTCTGCGACACGGTCATCGTCATGTCGCGCGGCCACGTCGTCGACACCCTCCGCGGTGACGACCTGACCGAAGAGCGCATGATCCACGCGGCCGTCAGCTCGACGACGCAGACGGTCAGCGTCGACGAGATCGCCGAGGCCGAGAGCGACGAGCGCACGGCCGTCCGCGCCGCGAAGCTGCGCCGGTTCCTGCAGGGCGACTACGCGCCCACGGTGCTGCTCGTCGCCGTCATGCTCGGCCTCGGGGCGTTCATCTTCGCGCAGAACGACCGGTACCTCGGCGACTTCAACATCTCATCGATGCTGCTCCTCGTGTCGGCGCTCGGCTTCATCGCGATGGGCCAGACGATCGCCTTGCTCACGGGCGGCATCGACCTCTCCGTCGGGCCCCTCGTCGGGTTCCTCGTGGTCGTGGGCTCGTTCTTCATCCTCGACGAAGCGCCCGTCACCTCGATCGTGCTCGGCTTCGCGGCCATGCTGGGTGCCTCGCTCATCGTCGGGCTCCTCAACGGGTCCTTGATCCGATATGCGAAGTTCACGGCGATCGCGGCGACCCTGACCGTCTACATCGCACTCCAGGGCATGAGCTTCATCCTCCGGCCGACGGCCGAGGGCTTCATCAACCGCGAGATCTCGAGCATCATCACGACGAAGCTCGGCCCCGTGCCGGTCGCGTTCATCGTGCTCGTGCTCGTCGTCATCGGTCTCGAGTACGCGCTGCGCAAGACCCCGTGGGGCTGGCGCCTCCGGGCGGCGGGCTCCGACGAGGAGTCGGCGCGGCGCGTCGGTGTTGAGATCAACCGCACGGTCGTGCTCGGCTACGTCGCCACGTCGGCGCTCACCTTCCTCGGAGCGATCATGCTCATGACGCAGATCGGCGTCGGCGACCCTGCGCAGGGCGTGGCGTACACGCTCTCGAGTATCACGGCCGTCGTGCTCGGCGGCACGAGCCTGCTCGGCGGGCGCGGCACGTTCGTCGGCACGCTCCTCGGCTCGATGCTCCTCATCCAGGTGCTCAACGCGACCGTGTTCCTGCGGCTCGACCAGATGTGGCAGTACATCCTCCAGGGCGTTCTGATCCTCGCGGCGGCCATCCTGTACGCGATCGCGCGCTCGAAGCGCCGCCGCCGCACTGCGCCCCGCGCGTGA
- a CDS encoding substrate-binding domain-containing protein, which translates to MIHRRISAAIAAAGLTALVLAGCAAPSEEPAEPGAPVEGAPDWCGPEEAVVGLLDGFGGNSWRLVTTAAGADEVAKCPSVVEYLYADGQGDTQKSISDIQGMVASGADAIVVFPDAGEAMLPALRSAYEAGVVTVPYRVNPNGVDGEDYDLWVGADFVADGVAWGNWILENFPDGANILFLSGPAGNSQGIDERTGFESVLTDPKYQYIGEQPYEVTNWDPALTQQVLTAAIAKYDQIDVIVSDFGPSLVGALPEFEKSGRSIPALVTSDGNVLSCFWEEKNASNPDFKLFTVATGNDNVRLAVQHAVARATGGVIPSETAFAAPVFEDSVSGSPNPVTCRDDLPGDIYLSAQMSPDDQAALLQ; encoded by the coding sequence ATGATTCACCGCAGAATCTCCGCGGCCATCGCCGCAGCGGGACTGACGGCGCTCGTCCTCGCGGGCTGTGCCGCTCCGTCCGAAGAGCCGGCTGAGCCGGGCGCGCCGGTCGAGGGCGCACCCGACTGGTGCGGCCCCGAGGAGGCCGTCGTCGGTCTGCTCGACGGCTTCGGCGGCAACAGCTGGCGCCTGGTCACGACCGCCGCCGGTGCCGACGAGGTCGCCAAGTGCCCGAGCGTCGTGGAGTACCTCTACGCCGACGGCCAGGGCGACACGCAGAAGTCGATCTCCGACATCCAGGGCATGGTCGCGTCGGGTGCCGACGCCATCGTCGTGTTCCCGGACGCCGGCGAGGCCATGCTCCCCGCGCTCCGCAGCGCCTACGAGGCGGGCGTCGTGACGGTCCCCTACCGCGTCAACCCGAACGGTGTCGACGGCGAGGACTACGACCTCTGGGTCGGCGCTGACTTCGTCGCTGACGGTGTCGCGTGGGGCAACTGGATCCTGGAGAACTTCCCGGACGGCGCCAACATCCTGTTCCTCTCGGGCCCGGCCGGCAACAGCCAGGGCATCGACGAGCGCACGGGCTTCGAGTCGGTCCTGACCGACCCGAAGTACCAGTACATCGGCGAGCAGCCCTACGAGGTCACGAACTGGGACCCGGCGCTCACGCAGCAGGTGCTCACCGCGGCCATCGCGAAGTACGACCAGATCGACGTGATCGTGTCTGACTTCGGCCCGTCGCTCGTCGGCGCTCTGCCCGAGTTCGAGAAGAGCGGTCGCTCGATCCCCGCGCTCGTCACCTCCGACGGCAACGTGCTCAGCTGCTTCTGGGAGGAGAAGAACGCGTCGAACCCCGACTTCAAGCTCTTCACCGTCGCCACGGGCAACGACAACGTGCGTCTCGCCGTGCAGCACGCCGTGGCTCGCGCCACGGGCGGTGTCATCCCCAGCGAGACCGCGTTCGCCGCTCCGGTGTTCGAGGACTCGGTGAGCGGTTCGCCGAACCCCGTGACCTGCCGCGACGACCTGCCGGGTGACATCTACCTGTCGGCCCAGATGTCGCCGGACGACCAGGCTGCGCTCCTGCAGTAA
- a CDS encoding ABC transporter permease, with amino-acid sequence MADATSPPRLLTSARFGISKGLLTVLISTVALIVLSALLAPSSVSQGAVLGMLPFAAVLAIVGLGQMLVVQQGGIDLSVPGSVSLAVVIVTHMPNENDAMLLPAMLVAFAWAIGAGLLNGFMVGRLGLNPIIATLGTNALLFGAVLGISGGIPRTTTNLLSEIAGGRTVGIPNAVLFAIGFLVLVTIMVKKTVVGRRFEAVGASPAAARATGLRYRTHQGAAYVWAQLLFASAGILLAGITNQPTAFQGNSYLLTSVAVVVLGGTSLLGGRGFPAATVVAALFLSQLDQFVLALGVPFAVRTLVQAAALAIGVAIYTVNWTALRQRFAPRGEPAVAATP; translated from the coding sequence ATGGCCGACGCCACGTCACCGCCGCGACTGCTCACGAGCGCCCGGTTCGGCATCTCGAAGGGCCTGCTGACGGTGCTCATCTCGACCGTCGCGCTCATCGTGCTCAGTGCGCTGCTCGCGCCGAGCTCCGTCTCGCAGGGAGCCGTGCTCGGCATGCTGCCCTTCGCCGCGGTGCTCGCGATCGTCGGCCTCGGCCAGATGCTCGTCGTGCAGCAGGGCGGCATCGACCTCTCGGTGCCCGGCTCGGTCTCGCTCGCGGTCGTCATCGTCACGCACATGCCCAACGAGAACGACGCCATGCTGCTGCCCGCCATGCTCGTCGCCTTCGCGTGGGCGATCGGGGCCGGCCTGCTCAACGGCTTCATGGTGGGGCGCCTCGGGCTCAACCCCATCATCGCCACGCTCGGCACCAACGCCCTCCTCTTCGGCGCCGTTCTCGGCATCTCCGGAGGCATCCCCCGCACGACCACGAACCTCCTCAGCGAGATCGCCGGCGGTCGTACCGTGGGCATCCCGAACGCGGTGCTGTTCGCGATCGGGTTCCTCGTGCTCGTCACGATCATGGTGAAGAAGACGGTCGTCGGCCGCCGGTTCGAGGCCGTCGGCGCGAGCCCGGCCGCGGCGCGCGCGACGGGCCTGCGGTACCGCACGCACCAGGGCGCCGCGTACGTCTGGGCCCAGCTGCTCTTCGCGAGCGCGGGCATCCTGCTCGCCGGCATCACCAACCAGCCCACCGCCTTCCAGGGCAACAGCTACCTGCTCACCTCGGTCGCCGTCGTGGTGCTGGGAGGCACCTCGCTGCTTGGCGGTCGAGGCTTCCCCGCGGCCACGGTGGTGGCCGCCCTGTTCCTCAGCCAGCTCGACCAGTTCGTGCTCGCTCTGGGCGTGCCCTTCGCGGTGCGCACCCTCGTCCAGGCCGCCGCTCTTGCGATCGGCGTCGCGATCTACACGGTCAACTGGACGGCACTACGGCAACGGTTCGCCCCCCGGGGCGAGCCCGCTGTCGCCGCAACACCCTGA
- a CDS encoding SDR family oxidoreductase: MNTAHTRRALVVGATGIAGQTVSRQLFEAGWEVHGLARRGNSMVEGVIPIQADLLDAEATAAALAALRPEIVIITAWIRKDTEAENIAVNSATLRNLFAALEPDGGVRHVALLTGLKHYLGPFEDYATGVKAETPFKESEPRLPSPNFYYAQEDELFAAAERMGFTWSVHRSHTVFGFAVDNAMNMVLTLSVYATICKELGQTFIYPGSVEQWNFVTDVTDAELLGEQLVWASTHEEGANEAFNIANGDVFRWRWLWPQIAEHFGVEWEGPTGTPRTLVASMTEVAPEVWARIAEREGLVESDVSKLASWWHSDSDLGREVECITDMTKSREAGFLDFRSTRTSFFDTVARYREAKLLP; this comes from the coding sequence ATGAACACTGCACACACCCGGCGCGCGCTCGTCGTGGGCGCGACCGGCATCGCCGGCCAGACGGTCAGCCGTCAGCTCTTCGAGGCGGGGTGGGAGGTGCACGGCCTCGCGCGTCGCGGCAACTCGATGGTCGAGGGCGTCATCCCGATCCAGGCCGATCTGCTCGACGCGGAGGCGACCGCCGCAGCCCTCGCGGCCCTGCGGCCCGAGATCGTGATCATCACGGCGTGGATCCGCAAGGACACCGAAGCCGAGAACATCGCGGTCAACAGCGCGACCCTGCGCAACCTCTTCGCGGCGCTCGAGCCCGACGGCGGCGTGCGGCACGTCGCACTGCTCACCGGGCTCAAGCACTACCTCGGCCCCTTCGAGGACTACGCGACCGGCGTGAAGGCCGAGACCCCGTTCAAGGAGTCGGAGCCCCGCCTGCCGAGCCCCAACTTCTACTACGCGCAGGAGGACGAGCTCTTCGCGGCCGCCGAGCGCATGGGCTTCACCTGGAGCGTGCACCGCTCGCACACCGTCTTCGGCTTCGCCGTCGACAACGCCATGAACATGGTGCTGACGCTCTCGGTCTACGCGACCATCTGCAAGGAGCTGGGCCAGACGTTCATCTACCCCGGCTCGGTCGAGCAGTGGAACTTCGTGACCGACGTCACCGACGCCGAGCTGCTCGGCGAGCAGCTCGTGTGGGCATCGACGCACGAGGAGGGCGCGAACGAGGCCTTCAACATCGCCAACGGCGACGTCTTCCGCTGGCGGTGGCTGTGGCCGCAGATCGCCGAGCACTTCGGGGTCGAGTGGGAGGGCCCGACGGGCACGCCGCGCACCCTCGTCGCCTCCATGACCGAGGTCGCCCCCGAGGTCTGGGCGCGCATCGCCGAGCGCGAGGGCCTCGTCGAGAGCGACGTGAGCAAGCTCGCGTCGTGGTGGCACAGCGATAGCGACCTCGGCCGCGAGGTCGAGTGCATCACCGACATGACGAAGAGCCGCGAGGCCGGGTTCCTCGACTTCCGGTCGACGCGCACGAGCTTCTTCGACACGGTCGCGCGCTACCGCGAGGCGAAGCTGCTGCCGTAG